CGCTGCCCGAAGCGTTGATGAAGTTCCGCCAAGGTGTCGGCCGCCTCATCCGTTCCGCCACCGACCGCGGCATCGTCACCTTGCTCGACGCGCGCATCGTGCAAAAGCCCTACGGACGCTGGTTCATCGAAAGCCTGCCCATGCACGACCTCACCCGCATGGACCGCACCAACCGCGACCACCGCTTCCTGCCCTTCGAATAGACCGCAAGGTCCAACCGCAGCTCACGCAGGAAACATCGACGTCGAGTCAGCTCAAAGGTGGACGCGGACGTCCCCGGCCGTGTCTGGCAGTGGATCGGAGGCGGCAGCCCGGTCTCCGACCATCTGCGTGATCTGCGGTTAAGAAAAATCCCTGTAGCACTCTCTCCTTCCGCCGCAACACCGGCTTGCCCAACCAACGCAAACCGTCACTATCCGCCGCCGTGCCGGAAACGCCCCCCATCGCCTTGCGCACTGCCGCCATCACCGACATCGGACGCGTTCGCCGCCAGAACGAGGACCGCTTCCTGCGCGATGATGAGGCCGGCGTCTACGTCGTGGCCGATGGTATCGGCGGACTCCCCGGCGGCGCCGCCGCCGCCCAATCCTGCATCGACGCGATCGAGGCTCAGCTCCCCGCCTTCGCCTCGCTCAAAACCGCCGCCGATCTCGTTCCGGTTCTCCACGAAGCCAACCAGCAGGTGCTCGATCTCGGCCGCCGCGTCAGTCCCGGTCTCGGCATGGGCACCACCGTCGTGTGCACCGCGATCAAAGGCGACCGCCTCTTCCTCGCTCACGTGGGCGACTCCCGCTGCTACCTCGTGCGCAACGGCGAAGCCCAAATGCTCACCGAGGACCACTCGCTCGGCAACGACCTCGCCAAATCCGGGGCCCGGCCGCCGATGGATTTTGACGAGCATCAACTCTCCGCACTCACCCGCTGCATGGGCCAACCCGAACCGCCCGAAGTCGACGTCGCCGAGGAAACCCTGCGCTCCGGCGACATCCTCCTACTCGCCACCGACGGCGTTTCCCGCGTCATCCCCGACACCGAACTCCCGGGGCTGCTCAACGGCGAGGAACCGCTCTCACAGCGCCTCGCCAACCTCATCGAATTCGTCAACGACCGCGGCGCCCCCGACAACTCCACCGCCGTGCTCATCGCCGTCGATTGAGCGCCCCTCACACCTTTTCATGTCCGCCGATCGCATTGCCCGTTTCACCACCCTCGTCGAACAACAGCCGGATAACGTCATGTTCCGGTTCAGCCTCGCCCAAGCGCTCGAAGCCGGTGAAGACCCAACCCTCGCGATCCCTCATTATCAGACCTGTGCCGCAGCCAAAGCCGACTGGATGATGCCCCGCATCCTCCTCGGCAAACTCCTGCTCAAACAAGGCGACATCACCGCCGCCCGTCCCGTCCTCGAAAACGCCCTCCAACTCGCCATCGCCCAGGACCACGAAGACCCGGCCATGGAACTCCAAGCCATCCTCGAGGACCTCCCCAAAGCCCCCTGACAAGGAACGAAACCGCGGGCAATAACCGCAGATCACGAAGAGCGGCGCAGATACTCATCCACCGGCGGTGAGGCAGTGAGATCATAACCACAGATTTCACAGAAAACTCCGACCTGTAGTCGCCACAAAAGGTGGACGCGGACGTCCCCGGCCGCGTCTTGCAGAGAATCGGAGACGGCGGGGTGGTCTCAAATCATCACAGCATCAGAGCCCCAAGCGGGTCGTCCTGATTCGCTGCTGGATCTGCGACCATCTGGGTTATCTGCGGTTAAGAAAAACCCTGCCCATGCACGAGCTCACTCGCATGGACCGCTCCAACCTCGCTCACCGCTTCCGCCCTTCCGAGGAGACCGCGAGATTTAACCGCAGATCGCGCAGATAAGCACAGATACCGATCCACCGGCGGAGAGGCAGTGAGATTCTAACCACTGAGTTCACAGACCGCTCCACCGCCGCCGACCCACCGCAACACGCGGCCGAGGACGTCCGCGTCCACCTTGCTATCCAGTCCGCCAATCTGTGGAATCTATGCAAACTGTGGTTCACTCCCCCCCCATCCACCCACCCCGCATCCTGATTTAGGATTTAGTGCCTAGGATTTAGGATTTAGCCGCGCTCGCCGCGGCATATGCGTCACGCAAAAGTAACTACGCTCGCCTCGCCCCCGGACCTTCCGTCCGCCAAGCGTCGGTCATGCGGGTCATCCTCACGTCCCACGGCTCCACCGGCGACATCTACCCGGTCATCGCGTTGGCGGTCGCCATGCAACGCGCCGGCCACAGCGTGCGCTTCGCCACCATCCCTCACTATCAGGCCGACGTCGAAGCCGCCGGCATCGAGTTCCTGCCGCTCTGCCCCGATTGGGAACAGGCCGACCTCAGCTACTGGATGGGCCGCCTGCAAAAGATCCGCACGCCCATCTACCAGCTCCGCGAGCTCTACGTCGGCGCCCACAAATACATCCCCGAGATGATCCGGCGCATGGACGCCGCCATGCCCGGCACCGACCTGGTCGTCTCGTCCTACCTCTTCCCGATGAACAAAGGCATCGCCGACCGTCACGGCGTGCCCTTTGCCACCCTCGCCTTCGCGCCCCACGTCATCCCCTCACCGGATTACCCGCCCGAAAACCTCCCCTCTCCCGCCTGGCTCGGACGCCGCACCCGTCGCGCCTGGAACCGCTGGCTCTGGCAATCGGCCAACGCCATCGTCGATCGCGTCATCAACCGCACGGTTGCCCCCTCCCTCCGCGCCGCCGGTCTGCCCAAGGTGCGCAACTTCTTCTCCAAGCCCGCCGATCGCGTAATCGTCACCCTGCCCGACGCCCTCTTCCGTCGCCCCGACGCGCAGATCGACGACCGCTTCCGCTTCACTGGCTACTGCCGCTGGCAGGCGCCCACCGACGACGCCCTCGACGCCGAAGTCGCCGCCTTCACCGGCGGCCAGCCCGTGCCCATCGTCTCCTTCGGCAGCATGGTCTACGAACACGCCGGCGCCTTCATGGAGCGCTTCGTGCGCCACTGGCCGAGCGACCGCAAAATCATCGTGCAGCGCGGCTGGGCGCAGTTCCCCCGTCTCGGCGACGAGTCGCACATCAAAGTCATCGGCAAGGTCTCGCACGACCAACTTTTCCGCCACGCCAGCGCCATCATTCATCACGGCGGCGCCGGCACCACCGCCAGTGCCCTGCACGCCGGCAAACCGCAGATCATCGTCCCGCACATCGGCGACCAAACCTTCTTCGGCATGGAAATGGAACGCCTCGGCGTGGGCCAGCGCCTTGGCAAAACCTGGTGGCCGGAAAACCTCCACCACGCCCTCGACAAACTTTTGGCCGATCCCACTCGCGCCGAACGCGCGACCGAGATAGCGACAAAACTCCGCGCCGAAGACGGCCCCGCCCAAGCCATCGCCGAACTCGAAGCCTACGTCGGCACCAAGGGGCTCCAGGCGGTAGGCGCAAAGCGGTAGGCGGAAGCTAGGGGCTGGGGACTGGTCGCTAGGTGCTGGCCGTAAGAACCAGAACTTAGGATTTAGTCCCTAGGATTTAGGATTTAAGGCAGGGCAAGTCCTGCCTCCTCAATACAACGGAATCCCGTATTTCGCGGCCATCTCCTCGCGCACATCCTCGGCGTCCCAGACGATGCCGGTGTGCGGTGTGGCCGTCGGAAACGTTGGGTAGCACTTGATCCGCAGCGTGAAGACCGGAAATGCCATGGGAGTGGCACCGGTTGTGGTCACGGTGGCGGTGGTCGGTTTTGCTGAGGCAGAGCCGCCACTCGAACCGCTGCCGGAGGACGAGGACCCAGACGACGATCCCGCTGCCGGCGGCACGGTGACCGTGGTGGTGCTCGTGGTCGGCATATACTGGGTTACCTGACTGTAGAGCTCTCCCTCTACCGCGAAATGGGTGAAGCCATACTCGATCGCCACCTCCGCCGCGCGCAGCATGCAGTAGTCATGCAGCTGGTCCTGGTAGAGCGACGTGTTCGATTGGTAACTCACGTCGAAAGTATCGGGGCCGGTGCGGCTGAAGGAATGTCCGCCGTTCACGCCATGGGATTGGTATCCGACCATACAGCCGGAAAGCAGCAACAAGGGTGAAAGGAACGAGGCGAGCAGCGCAGTCTTTTTCATGAGGGGTAGGTATTGAGGTGGTTGGCCAGCCGATCGAAGAACGACCCGTTGGGACTTCGCTTCCCATTGTTAGGTTCCCTGATTCAGTTCGTGTCTGGGACGAAGTGCGGAGCGCGCCACCCCAATCCGGCGAGGGTGAAGTAGCCGCGTTGGAGGGCCTCGACAACGTGGTCGCCTGCAGGACCCACTCTCCGCAGATGCCCATCCTCCACCCGTGAGGCAGCGCGAACAGGACCCCATCACGAAAAAACACAGATCCTCCGGGGTGGACGCCGACCTCCGGGCGGCGTCAGCGTCCTTCTGGCTCGTTTATTGCCGTCTGTCTGGATGTAGCAGCGGCCGTGTCGGCCGCTCCCGGTTGCCTCTCAGCATCGACGCCGGCAACCCGAGCGCGCCCCCGGGGCCGATCCGCCTCTATCGCCTGGCCACGCTCAGCCCTCCTCCGCCAAAGCTTCGGCGGTCATTTTCCGCCCGTTTTCGGGCAGAATTGCCAGACACCCGCGATCGCGGGTGAAAATCCCTCTTACGGAGTTGAGCGGCCTCGGCCGCTTCTGAAGTCAGCATTTTTGCCTGCGGCAAAAATGGTGGCAGGGGCGGGATTTGAACCCGCGACCAAAGGCTTATGAGTCCTCTGCTCTACCCCTGAGCTACCCTGCCGTTCAGTGGGAAGGCGGAGGCAAAATCCCCGCCCCGCCCTTGTCAAGCGCCTGACCCGAGGAAATTTCCCCGCTTCAATCCCCTCCCGGCGTTTTCGCGAGCCGGTTGCCGCCGGTGGCCGACCCCCATGCGCCTCCTTGGAAGCAAATTGGGGCGATGCGCGCTGCGCCTGGCGATGCGCCAAACCATCGGAATGCGACTGAGTGACTGCGGATTGCCGGCTATCACCTGGATCGGGCTAGAATAGGCGAGCGCAGAGGCGGTCGAAAGACCGCTGTTGCATAATGTTGCACTGCCAGCATCCTCGCCCGCCATGCGCGATTTACCCCTGTCGTCCCCTCCTCCGTTTTGTGCTCCGGTCGGCTCTGCATTTGTTTGGCTTTGCCGACTTTCGTTGCTGCTCGTCGTAGTCGGGAACCTGTCGGCGCAGGACACGCCGATTACAGTGAGGGGATCGCTCAAGACGCCGGTGCCGGCGGAGTTGCGTGGACTCCTGATCGATAACCCTTACGTGACCTTTTTCATCGATCTGGGCGAAGACGGCACAGTTTTCGACCTGATGGCCGTGGCGAGCAATCACCGGGACCTGATTCCTACCGCCACCGAAACCTTACTCGCCGCCGAATTGGAACCGGCCCAGCAGGACGGACAGCCGGTGCGTAGTCGGGCGACAGTCACGGTGCGTTTTTACGATCCCGAGCAACGGGCCTGGCAGATGGGGCTCAGTGTGCGGCCGTTCGGCAGCTCGGCCTCCGATGCCGCCGACCGTCGCGTTTACGCCTCGTCGGCCTCGTCGTTTGAATATGGCGAAAGCCCCCGGGAGCAGTTGGACGAGCCACTCAAAGGGCTGCCGCCCACCAGTCGCATCCGCGCCGAAGGCACGGTGTTGGGCGCGACCGGGCGCTGTCTGCTCGAGTTCTACATCGATCCCACCGGCAAAGCCCGCTTCCCCTCTGCCCTCGAGCGTGACAACGACGACGTCGCCATCAATGCCACCCTCCTGCTCACCCGCAGCCGCTACTCCCGACCCACCCGCGACGGCCACCCCACCTTCGTCAAAGTCCAACAGGAATTCATCTTCCAGTAACCCGAGCCAAAGGGGTCAATCTTATATCCTTGCGGTCCAACTGCCTCCCCGCACCCCAATTGATATAGTCGCCCGACTCTGCCTGCGGTGAGCGGTCCCGCAGCCTCTCCCAGTCGTTTTACGTCTCATGGGATTGGATACTTTTCTGCAGGATATTCGCATCGGGTTGCGCGTGCTGCGCAAGGAACGGGGATTTTGCTTCCTCGCCGTCGCCGTGCTCGCGCTCGGCATCTGTGCCGTCACCACGCAATTTGCCGTCGTCAACGGGGTCCTGCTGCGCGGGTTCTCGTTCCCGGACGCCGACCGCTTGGTGAGCGTGCAGATGGTCGATCCGGCCACCTTTACGCCGGCGTCGTATCAATCGCGCTTCACCACGGCCGACTTCGTTGATCTTCGGGAGCAAGCGCAGTCCTTCTCCGCCATGACCGGGTATCTGGGCAATACCACCGTCAACCTGAGCTTCGGCAACGACGCCCCGCGACGCCTGCAAGGCGGCTACGTGCCTTGGGACTTCTTTCGTGTGCTAGGGGTGTCGCCGGCGCGGGGCCGCGACTTTGAGGCTGCCGACGACCGCCCCGGTGTCACCGCCGCCATCATGTTGAGTGACGCGTTCTGGCGTTCCGCCTTTGGCGCCGACCCGCAGGTCATCGGCCGTCCGGTGCGCATCAACGGCCGCGCGGGCGAGATTGTTGGCGTCATGCCGCCGTCTTTTGCCTTTCCGAGCTACGAGCACGTCTGGATTCCCTACAACGCCGAATACCCGGTGCGCCCTCGCCACGATCCGCAGGCCAACCACATCTCGGTCGTGGCCCGCCTCCGTCCCGACGTCTCTCTCGATCAAGCCGAGGAGGAGGTGTCGGCCATCGCGCGCCGTTTTGCGACCGACTTCCCCGCGACCAATGCCGACTACACCCTCGGTTACGTGCAGCCGCTCATCCACCTCTTCACCGGAGCGGAGCTGCCCACCCTGCTCTACACCATGCTCACGTTTTGCGCCGGCGTGCTACTCATCGCCTGCGTGAATGTGATGAACATGCAGTTCGCTCGCGCTACGTTGCGCGCCAAGGAGCTCGCCATCCGTTCGGCCCTCGGCGCCACCCGCTGGCGCCTCATTCGGCAAATGCTCACCGAGAGTCTGCTGCTCGCCGCCCTCGGCGCGGTCTTCGGTGTCGCCGGCGCCTACTACGCCACCGACTGGCTCAACGTCGCCAAGGCCAACCTTACCAATCCCCTGCCCGGCTGGATGGTGTTTAACCTCGATCCCGTGGTCCTCGCCGTCGTCGTCGGCACCACCGTGGTCGCAGCGCTGGTCGCGGGGTTCGTGCCGGCGTGGCTCGCCTCCCGCGCCACGACCGCCAACGTCCTCAAAGACGGAGGCCGCGGCAACACCGGCCGCTCCGTGCGCATCGTCACCCGCGGCCTGGTGGTCGCCCAGATCCTGCTCACCACCGTGCTGCTGATCGGCGCCCTGCTCGAGCTGCACTCGATTCGCCGCCAGCAGACGCTCGACTACGGTTACGACACCACCGGGATCCTCAGTGCGCGCTTGGGCCTGATGAAGGGCGACTATCCCGACGGCCCGGCCAAGACCCGCTTTTACGAAGACCTGCTGCGCTCGCTCCAGGCGTCACCGCAGTTTGAATACGCCGCGCTCACCAGTCGCAACCGCATGTCGCTCTCGCGCTCGGCCCGGATCGAAATCGAGGGTCAGGATTACCTGCGCAACACCGACCGCCCTGTGGCTATCGTCGAAAACGTTTCGGCGGGTTACTTCGATGTGCTGGGCCTCAACCTCCTCGAAGGCCGCGACTTCACCGAACTCGACACCGACCAGCGCGAGCCGGTCGCCATCATCAACACCACCTTTGCCCAGACCCACTTCGGACGCGAGGGCCCGGTCGGACGTCGCATCCGCACCATCCACCCGACCGGCGAAAGACCCGGTCCGTGGCGGCGCATCATCGGCGTGAGCCCCGCCGTGCGTATGCACAGTCCGCTCGATCGCGAGAGTGATGGCAGCGGCTTTTTCGTGCCGTTCTCGGCCACCGCAGTCGGCCCCACGCCGGCCACCGCCAATCCCGCCAACTTCTCCACCATCATCGTGCGTCCGCACCCGGGCCAGCGTCCGCAAAGCCTGGCCCTCGCCGTGCAGGAAGCCACCGGTCGCGTGGACCCGCACCTTCCGCTCTACTATTTCCTCACGCCTGAAGAGGCGCTCGCCGGATTCCTCACCCAGAACCGCTTCATCGCCGCTATGTTTGGCCTCTTCGGCCTTGTGGCCGTGACCCTCGCCTCCGTCGGCCTCTACGGCATCATGTCCTTCTCGGTGAACCAGCGGCTGTCGGAGTTTGGCATCCGCATGGCCTTGGGCGCGGATCGTCTGCGCATCCTGCGGTTGGTGCTCACGCAAGGTGGGAAACAACTCGCCGTCGGCCTCGGTCTCGGCCTCACGACCGCCTTCGTGATAGCCACCATCGGGGGCGACACCCTGCGGGCCGCGCTGTTTGAAACCAGTCCGCGCGACCCGCTGGTCTATCTGTCGGTCGCCGTGTTGCTGACCGTGGTGGCCCTCCTCGCCCTCATCGTCCCGGCTCGCCGCGCGACGCGAGCAGATCCTATGGTCGCCCTGCGCGAGGAGTGAGGCCGGGACGGCGGGTCGGCCGG
This portion of the Actomonas aquatica genome encodes:
- a CDS encoding PP2C family protein-serine/threonine phosphatase, which gives rise to MPETPPIALRTAAITDIGRVRRQNEDRFLRDDEAGVYVVADGIGGLPGGAAAAQSCIDAIEAQLPAFASLKTAADLVPVLHEANQQVLDLGRRVSPGLGMGTTVVCTAIKGDRLFLAHVGDSRCYLVRNGEAQMLTEDHSLGNDLAKSGARPPMDFDEHQLSALTRCMGQPEPPEVDVAEETLRSGDILLLATDGVSRVIPDTELPGLLNGEEPLSQRLANLIEFVNDRGAPDNSTAVLIAVD
- a CDS encoding tetratricopeptide repeat protein, whose translation is MSADRIARFTTLVEQQPDNVMFRFSLAQALEAGEDPTLAIPHYQTCAAAKADWMMPRILLGKLLLKQGDITAARPVLENALQLAIAQDHEDPAMELQAILEDLPKAP
- a CDS encoding glycosyltransferase: MRVILTSHGSTGDIYPVIALAVAMQRAGHSVRFATIPHYQADVEAAGIEFLPLCPDWEQADLSYWMGRLQKIRTPIYQLRELYVGAHKYIPEMIRRMDAAMPGTDLVVSSYLFPMNKGIADRHGVPFATLAFAPHVIPSPDYPPENLPSPAWLGRRTRRAWNRWLWQSANAIVDRVINRTVAPSLRAAGLPKVRNFFSKPADRVIVTLPDALFRRPDAQIDDRFRFTGYCRWQAPTDDALDAEVAAFTGGQPVPIVSFGSMVYEHAGAFMERFVRHWPSDRKIIVQRGWAQFPRLGDESHIKVIGKVSHDQLFRHASAIIHHGGAGTTASALHAGKPQIIVPHIGDQTFFGMEMERLGVGQRLGKTWWPENLHHALDKLLADPTRAERATEIATKLRAEDGPAQAIAELEAYVGTKGLQAVGAKR
- a CDS encoding CC0125/CC1285 family lipoprotein, with the translated sequence MKKTALLASFLSPLLLLSGCMVGYQSHGVNGGHSFSRTGPDTFDVSYQSNTSLYQDQLHDYCMLRAAEVAIEYGFTHFAVEGELYSQVTQYMPTTSTTTVTVPPAAGSSSGSSSSGSGSSGGSASAKPTTATVTTTGATPMAFPVFTLRIKCYPTFPTATPHTGIVWDAEDVREEMAAKYGIPLY
- a CDS encoding ABC transporter permease — encoded protein: MGLDTFLQDIRIGLRVLRKERGFCFLAVAVLALGICAVTTQFAVVNGVLLRGFSFPDADRLVSVQMVDPATFTPASYQSRFTTADFVDLREQAQSFSAMTGYLGNTTVNLSFGNDAPRRLQGGYVPWDFFRVLGVSPARGRDFEAADDRPGVTAAIMLSDAFWRSAFGADPQVIGRPVRINGRAGEIVGVMPPSFAFPSYEHVWIPYNAEYPVRPRHDPQANHISVVARLRPDVSLDQAEEEVSAIARRFATDFPATNADYTLGYVQPLIHLFTGAELPTLLYTMLTFCAGVLLIACVNVMNMQFARATLRAKELAIRSALGATRWRLIRQMLTESLLLAALGAVFGVAGAYYATDWLNVAKANLTNPLPGWMVFNLDPVVLAVVVGTTVVAALVAGFVPAWLASRATTANVLKDGGRGNTGRSVRIVTRGLVVAQILLTTVLLIGALLELHSIRRQQTLDYGYDTTGILSARLGLMKGDYPDGPAKTRFYEDLLRSLQASPQFEYAALTSRNRMSLSRSARIEIEGQDYLRNTDRPVAIVENVSAGYFDVLGLNLLEGRDFTELDTDQREPVAIINTTFAQTHFGREGPVGRRIRTIHPTGERPGPWRRIIGVSPAVRMHSPLDRESDGSGFFVPFSATAVGPTPATANPANFSTIIVRPHPGQRPQSLALAVQEATGRVDPHLPLYYFLTPEEALAGFLTQNRFIAAMFGLFGLVAVTLASVGLYGIMSFSVNQRLSEFGIRMALGADRLRILRLVLTQGGKQLAVGLGLGLTTAFVIATIGGDTLRAALFETSPRDPLVYLSVAVLLTVVALLALIVPARRATRADPMVALREE